The following DNA comes from Cellulophaga sp. HaHa_2_95.
TGATTAATATTCATACCTTGATTGGTTGGTTTATGGATGATCATAAGGAGACTTTGGGAGAAGAACTCTTGAATCCGTTAAACCAAGTTTTGTTTAATGTAGAACGAATGGATTTTCTAATTAAAGGAATATTAGATTATTCTACGATAGATAGAATGGAAACTCAAGATGCACAAATAGACTTCAATGTGATGTTGAAAGAAGTGCTAGAAACCATACTTATTCCGGATACAACAACCATTAAGATTCAAGAAAATTTACCTACCCTCTTTGGCAATGCTTGGCGCTACAAGCAAATTTTTCAAAATTTAATTCAGAATGCCGTACGTTATAGTGATAAAGAGCAGGGAAATATTGAGGTCGGATTTGTTGAAAAGGGCGACTTTTATGAGTTTTTTGTAAAAGACAACGGCATTGGGATTAAGGCAGATTATTTTGAACGCATCTTCAAAATTTTCACCAAATTAGAAAGCACAGGGTCTTCATCTGGAATAGGGCTTTCTATTGTGAAAAAAATAGTAACGTTTTGCAAAGGTACTATCTGGTTAGAAAGCGAAGAAGGCGTAGGAACTACCTTTTATTTTACACTTCTAAAAACCAAATAGATACGGAATATTCAAAAATTCTTACGCTTTTCTCAAGGGCTTTAAAGTTATAAATGCTATTGTATATAAAAATAGTAATAGTAAATACCAAGTGTTTGATACTAGGTCTAGGTAATCTATTTTTCCTTTTGAGAAACTCAAAATCATTAATACTTGGGCGCCATACGGTAATAACCCTTGAATAATACAGGCATATATATCTAAAATAGAAGCTGTTTTCTTAGGGTCTAAAGCATACTCATCATTTATAGTTTTAGCAATTGGGCCAGCAATAATGATAGATACCGTGTTATTGGCTATCGCCATATTAATAGTACTTACCAAGCCTGCTATTCCTAACTGTGCTGTTTTTTTGTTTTTGATTAGTTTTTTAATGTTAACAAGTATGAAGGCAATACCTCCATTTTTTTCTACTAATGCTGCCAACCCTCCCGTGAGCAAAGACAGCAAGAAGATCTCTGTCATATTGGTAAATCCAAGGTACGCAATTTTTGTGGAGGCTATCAAGGTAAAATCGCCATAAAAAATGCCTAGAAGTCCGGCAAAAATAGTACCTACCAATAAGGTGGCAAATACATTTACGCCAACTATAGAAAGGATGATAACCAATACATAGGGGGCTATTTTAATGATGGAATAATTATATATGATGGTTGCTGTTTCATCAGATTTTAGCCCTAATCCCTGAAAAAGTAAAATAGCA
Coding sequences within:
- a CDS encoding Na+/H+ antiporter NhaC family protein, translating into MAQKKERIPKFSALIPLFVFVFTFLGVGIYQNDFYALPAPIAVIVGIIVAFVLFKQSIDSKINTLLKGCGDAKILTMCLIYLLAGAFAAITNETGSVDAIVNLGLDYIALQYIYVGIFIIASFLSVSTGTSVGAIVALAPIVVGFADKSSADLAILCGALLGGSMFGDNLSVISDTTIAATQSLGCKMSDKFKQNIKIAVPAALFTIAILLFQGLGLKSDETATIIYNYSIIKIAPYVLVIILSIVGVNVFATLLVGTIFAGLLGIFYGDFTLIASTKIAYLGFTNMTEIFLLSLLTGGLAALVEKNGGIAFILVNIKKLIKNKKTAQLGIAGLVSTINMAIANNTVSIIIAGPIAKTINDEYALDPKKTASILDIYACIIQGLLPYGAQVLMILSFSKGKIDYLDLVSNTWYLLLLFLYTIAFITLKPLRKA